A single region of the Aeromonas hydrophila subsp. hydrophila ATCC 7966 genome encodes:
- the prpC gene encoding bifunctional 2-methylcitrate synthase/citrate synthase, with amino-acid sequence MGQQKPLGGAGLRGQSAGETSICTVGKSGTGLTYRGYDIQELADGAQFEEVAYLLLKGELPDEQQLEDYKRTLCSLRTLPAALLEVLERIPADAHPMDVLRTGCSMLGDLEPEDGFEHEHEVADRLLAAFPGILLYWYKFSHDGVRIPLDTDEECIGGHFLALLHQKAPSELERRVMHVSLILYAEHEFNASTFAARVCASTLSDMFSCVTAAIGTLRGPLHGGANEAAMAMIEPWQDEAQARRELLAKLAAKEKIMGFGHAVYRTSDPRNVIIKGWSAKLAEAVGDDRLYRVSCEAEKVMWEEKELFPNADFFHASAYHYMGIPTKLFTPIFVCSRVTGWCAHVMEQREHNRIIRPSADYVGPAPRHFVSLQQR; translated from the coding sequence ATGGGACAGCAAAAACCGTTGGGTGGCGCCGGCCTGCGTGGCCAGAGCGCAGGGGAGACCAGCATCTGCACCGTGGGCAAGAGCGGCACCGGGCTCACCTATCGCGGCTATGACATCCAGGAGCTGGCCGACGGCGCCCAGTTCGAAGAGGTCGCCTACCTGCTGCTCAAGGGCGAGCTGCCGGACGAACAGCAGCTCGAGGATTACAAGCGGACCCTGTGCAGCCTGCGCACCCTGCCTGCCGCCCTGCTGGAGGTGCTCGAGCGCATTCCCGCCGATGCCCACCCCATGGATGTGCTGCGCACCGGCTGCTCCATGCTCGGCGATCTGGAGCCGGAAGATGGCTTCGAACATGAGCACGAGGTGGCGGATCGGCTGCTGGCCGCCTTCCCGGGCATTCTCCTCTACTGGTACAAGTTCAGCCACGACGGGGTACGCATCCCCCTCGACACCGACGAGGAGTGCATCGGCGGCCACTTCCTGGCGCTGCTGCACCAGAAGGCGCCGAGCGAGCTGGAGCGCCGGGTGATGCACGTCTCCCTCATTCTCTACGCCGAGCATGAGTTCAACGCCTCCACCTTCGCGGCGCGGGTCTGCGCCTCGACGCTCTCTGACATGTTCTCCTGCGTCACCGCGGCCATCGGCACCCTGCGCGGCCCGCTGCACGGCGGCGCCAACGAGGCCGCCATGGCGATGATCGAACCCTGGCAGGATGAGGCCCAGGCGCGGCGCGAGCTGCTGGCCAAGCTGGCGGCCAAGGAGAAGATCATGGGCTTTGGCCACGCCGTCTATCGCACCTCGGATCCACGCAACGTCATCATCAAGGGTTGGTCGGCCAAGCTGGCCGAGGCAGTGGGCGATGACCGGCTCTACCGCGTCTCCTGCGAGGCGGAAAAGGTGATGTGGGAAGAAAAAGAGCTCTTTCCCAACGCCGACTTCTTCCACGCCAGCGCCTATCACTACATGGGGATCCCGACCAAGCTGTTCACCCCCATCTTCGTCTGCTCGCGGGTCACTGGCTGGTGCGCCCACGTGATGGAGCAGCGCGAACACAACCGGATCATCCGCCCGAGCGCCGATTACGTCGGCCCGGCGCCCCGGCATTTCGTCTCGCTGCAGCAGCGATAA
- a CDS encoding bifunctional 2-methylcitrate dehydratase/aconitate hydratase, with protein MSANVDVNHRPDPDQVLVDIADYVCNHPITSQAALDTARYCLMDTLGCGLLALRFPECTKHLGPIVPGTVVPFGARVPGTQLCLDPVKAAWDIGAIIRWLDYNDTWLAAEWGHPSDNLGGILATADWLSRTRVAEGKAPLTMSDVLTAMVKAHEIQGVLALENSFNRVGLDHVVLVKVASTAVVTHMLGGSRDQVIDAVSQAWVDGQSLRTYRHAPNAGSRKSWAAGDATSRAVRLALITMSGEMGYPGALTAPKWGFYDVLFKGNQFALHQGYASYVMENVLFKISYPAEFHAQTAVECAMKLHEQVKGRLDEIDRIELTTHESAIRIISKVGALNNPADRDHCLQYMVAVPLIFGRLIAEDYEDAVAADPRIDGLRGKMVVQEDKRYSREYLEADKRSIANAIQVFFKDGTHTAKVEVEYPVGHRRRREEGIPLLVEKFHHNLATRFPAKRSEAILALCQDGKQLAATPVHAFMDLLVI; from the coding sequence ATGTCCGCCAACGTCGACGTCAACCACAGACCAGACCCCGATCAGGTGCTGGTCGATATTGCCGATTACGTCTGCAATCACCCCATTACCAGCCAGGCCGCCCTCGATACCGCCCGTTACTGCCTGATGGATACCCTGGGCTGTGGCCTCCTGGCCCTGCGTTTTCCCGAGTGCACCAAGCACCTTGGTCCCATCGTGCCGGGCACCGTCGTGCCCTTCGGCGCCCGGGTACCCGGCACCCAGCTCTGCCTCGACCCGGTCAAGGCGGCCTGGGATATCGGCGCCATCATCCGCTGGCTCGATTACAACGACACCTGGCTAGCCGCCGAGTGGGGTCACCCCTCCGACAACCTGGGTGGCATCCTCGCCACCGCCGACTGGCTCTCCCGTACCCGGGTGGCCGAAGGCAAGGCGCCGCTCACCATGAGCGATGTGCTGACGGCCATGGTGAAGGCCCACGAGATTCAGGGGGTGCTGGCGCTCGAGAACTCCTTCAACCGGGTCGGTCTCGATCACGTGGTGCTGGTGAAGGTTGCCAGTACCGCCGTGGTGACCCACATGCTGGGCGGCAGCCGCGATCAGGTGATCGATGCGGTCTCCCAGGCCTGGGTCGATGGCCAGAGCCTGCGTACCTACCGTCATGCGCCCAATGCGGGGTCGCGCAAGAGCTGGGCGGCGGGGGATGCCACCTCCCGGGCGGTGCGCCTCGCCCTTATTACCATGAGCGGCGAGATGGGCTATCCCGGCGCTCTGACTGCCCCCAAGTGGGGCTTCTATGACGTGCTGTTCAAGGGCAACCAGTTCGCCCTGCATCAGGGGTACGCCAGCTATGTGATGGAAAACGTGCTGTTCAAGATCTCCTATCCTGCCGAGTTCCACGCCCAGACGGCGGTGGAGTGTGCCATGAAGCTGCACGAGCAGGTGAAGGGACGCCTCGACGAGATTGACCGCATCGAGCTCACCACCCATGAGTCGGCCATTCGCATCATCAGCAAGGTCGGCGCCCTCAACAACCCGGCCGATAGGGATCACTGCCTGCAATACATGGTGGCGGTGCCGCTCATCTTCGGGCGTCTCATCGCCGAGGATTACGAGGACGCCGTGGCCGCCGATCCCCGCATCGATGGGCTGCGCGGCAAGATGGTAGTGCAGGAGGACAAGCGCTACAGCCGCGAGTATCTGGAGGCGGACAAGCGCTCCATTGCCAACGCCATCCAGGTCTTCTTCAAGGACGGCACCCACACCGCCAAGGTGGAGGTGGAGTACCCGGTCGGTCATCGTCGCCGCCGCGAAGAGGGTATCCCACTGCTGGTGGAGAAGTTCCACCACAACCTGGCCACCCGCTTCCCGGCCAAACGGTCCGAGGCGATCCTGGCCCTCTGCCAGGATGGCAAGCAACTGGCCGCCACCCCGGTGCACGCCTTCATGGACCTGCTGGTGATCTGA
- a CDS encoding FFLEELY motif protein, with amino-acid sequence MTQQQQPFDDPQPDEESTLARLYRQLNRVAALREQMRTHPQDQQDRDALRQWQADRLGRTHRDLLESKRYGPAAQFFLTDLYGPGDCARRDADVMRVMPTAERLLPESGLKVLAQAIELDALSEELDYLMVVALRRSGSMARLNAKAYALAYQEVGEEGRRRHQLQLVNELGMTLDRLARKPLLGATLKLISGPAHLAGLGELFTFVERGYRVCHHMGRANEFLETIANRETAIMQALLAGDNTVLD; translated from the coding sequence ATGACCCAACAACAACAACCATTCGATGACCCGCAACCGGATGAAGAGAGTACCCTGGCGCGACTCTATCGCCAGCTCAACCGGGTAGCCGCGCTGCGCGAGCAGATGCGCACCCATCCGCAGGATCAGCAAGACAGGGACGCATTGCGCCAATGGCAGGCAGATCGGCTGGGGCGCACCCATCGTGACCTCTTGGAGAGCAAGCGCTACGGGCCGGCCGCGCAGTTCTTCCTGACTGACCTCTACGGGCCGGGGGATTGTGCCCGCCGGGATGCGGACGTGATGCGGGTGATGCCGACGGCCGAGCGACTGTTGCCGGAATCCGGTCTCAAGGTGCTGGCGCAGGCGATTGAACTCGATGCCCTCTCCGAGGAGCTCGACTACCTGATGGTGGTGGCGCTGCGTCGCAGCGGCAGCATGGCGCGACTGAACGCCAAGGCCTATGCCCTCGCCTATCAGGAGGTGGGGGAAGAAGGGCGTCGCCGTCATCAGTTGCAACTGGTCAACGAACTGGGGATGACCCTGGACCGGCTGGCGAGAAAGCCGCTGCTTGGGGCGACCTTGAAGCTGATATCGGGGCCGGCCCATCTGGCGGGACTGGGCGAGCTGTTTACCTTTGTCGAACGGGGTTACCGGGTGTGTCACCACATGGGGAGAGCCAACGAGTTTCTCGAGACCATCGCCAACCGCGAGACGGCCATCATGCAGGCGCTGCTGGCGGGCGATAACACAGTACTGGATTGA
- a CDS encoding polyhydroxyalkanoic acid system family protein yields MCLISINVVIAQRVSMFLYDPLAGSSLSTIQVSRQHPLGLAGARLAAEAIAQDMSEEYELDCEWEDEEETRLLFRGAGVNGSLFLTDETLSLEVRLGLMLLPVRSVLEQEILEYVDQRLPCPTRR; encoded by the coding sequence ATGTGTTTAATATCAATAAATGTTGTCATCGCTCAGAGAGTTAGCATGTTTCTATACGATCCCCTTGCCGGCAGCAGCCTGTCGACCATCCAGGTCAGCCGCCAACACCCGCTCGGCCTCGCCGGCGCCAGACTGGCCGCCGAAGCCATCGCCCAGGACATGAGCGAGGAGTACGAACTCGACTGCGAGTGGGAAGACGAGGAGGAGACCCGCTTGCTGTTTCGTGGCGCCGGGGTCAACGGCTCTTTGTTCCTCACCGACGAAACTCTGTCGCTGGAGGTACGCCTCGGTCTGATGCTGTTGCCGGTGCGCAGCGTACTGGAGCAGGAGATCCTCGAATACGTCGATCAGCGCCTGCCTTGCCCAACCCGGCGCTGA
- a CDS encoding wax ester/triacylglycerol synthase family O-acyltransferase, with protein MSVCELISCVDTAWLRMDRPNNLMQIVGVLMFDGQLDEAILRESLLHTVRVQPRFGQKACLEGGEYYWRTDPDFDLDLHLKRVILPGKAGKTELERLVADFASTPLNHQRPLWEMHLVDTSLGGQALVVRFHHAMGDGFSLVRAMLTMMDESPVAPPRPQPEPVANDDGDEEHDQQGSRLLRAGLKLTGALWSKYVEVLTHPTKAMDYLKTSRDVTAELYTIATLSDDANTRLKGETGSTKRVAWSEQIPLPDVKAVGRVLGCSVNDLLIAATAGAFRHYLLEQGDQTDIDIRALVPVNMRAPDDKGALGNRFGLVALDLPLNIEHPLQRLYAVRDRMQALKSSLQPAVVLNLLEVMGMAPKAVQQQAIDILSAKASAVITNVPGPQQTLYLAGARLRQPLFWVPQAGDIAVGVSILSYDNKVQLGLITDKKRVPDPAFIVERFAVEFEQLLLLVLMEPDLLYDPDMLDQLLHG; from the coding sequence ATGTCTGTGTGTGAACTCATCTCCTGTGTCGATACCGCCTGGCTGCGGATGGACCGGCCCAACAACTTGATGCAGATCGTCGGCGTGCTGATGTTCGACGGTCAGCTGGATGAAGCCATCTTGCGGGAGAGCCTGCTGCACACAGTTCGGGTACAGCCGCGCTTCGGGCAGAAGGCCTGCCTGGAAGGGGGCGAATACTACTGGCGCACCGATCCCGACTTCGACCTCGACCTGCACCTCAAGCGGGTGATCCTGCCAGGCAAGGCCGGCAAGACGGAGCTGGAGCGGCTGGTGGCCGATTTTGCCTCCACTCCGCTCAACCACCAGCGCCCGCTGTGGGAGATGCACCTGGTGGATACCTCTCTGGGCGGCCAGGCGCTGGTGGTGCGTTTTCACCACGCCATGGGGGACGGCTTCTCCCTGGTGCGGGCCATGCTGACCATGATGGACGAGAGCCCGGTGGCGCCCCCCAGGCCACAACCCGAGCCGGTGGCCAATGACGACGGCGACGAGGAGCACGATCAGCAGGGCAGTCGCCTGTTGCGGGCCGGCCTCAAGCTGACCGGCGCCCTCTGGTCCAAGTACGTCGAGGTACTGACCCATCCCACCAAGGCGATGGACTACCTCAAGACCAGTCGGGACGTGACCGCCGAGCTTTACACCATCGCCACCCTCTCCGACGACGCCAATACCCGGCTCAAAGGGGAGACCGGCAGCACCAAACGGGTAGCCTGGTCAGAACAGATCCCGTTGCCGGACGTGAAGGCGGTGGGGCGAGTGCTCGGCTGCTCGGTCAACGATCTGCTGATCGCTGCCACTGCCGGCGCCTTTCGCCACTACCTGCTGGAGCAGGGCGACCAGACCGACATCGACATCCGGGCGCTGGTACCGGTCAACATGCGCGCCCCGGACGACAAGGGTGCACTGGGCAATCGTTTTGGGCTGGTGGCACTGGATCTGCCCCTCAACATTGAGCACCCGCTACAACGGCTCTATGCGGTGCGGGATCGGATGCAGGCGCTCAAATCCTCCCTGCAGCCGGCAGTGGTGCTCAACCTGCTGGAAGTGATGGGCATGGCGCCCAAGGCGGTGCAGCAACAAGCCATCGACATCCTCTCGGCCAAGGCCAGCGCGGTCATCACCAACGTGCCGGGCCCGCAGCAGACCCTCTATCTGGCCGGCGCCCGCCTGCGTCAGCCGCTGTTCTGGGTGCCCCAGGCCGGCGACATAGCGGTCGGCGTCTCCATTCTCTCCTATGACAACAAGGTGCAGCTCGGCCTCATCACCGATAAAAAGCGGGTGCCGGACCCGGCTTTCATCGTCGAGCGCTTCGCCGTGGAGTTTGAGCAGTTGCTGCTGCTGGTATTGATGGAGCCGGACCTGCTCTACGATCCCGACATGCTGGATCAACTGCTGCACGGCTGA
- a CDS encoding tetratricopeptide repeat protein translates to MTTSQPKLSDFTPFPWPDAAYDYAGERLEQHWERLHQGDAEPWPEDEQVQEAWRAYHAGDFARAVSLGLGAGEDGLNVANKALVIHASYLLDDKYAKREAFELAASNAEKLQKRQPDNVNAWYFHALALGRYSQVISVSKALSIGIGDKIKSSLEQALTLEPDHAEAHIAFGAWHAEIIDKLGAMIGGITYGAKKDESERHFKAALAIIPHSAIARMEYANAMVMMHGKSKMAAAEALYGEAAVCEPLDAMERLDVEAAREELADE, encoded by the coding sequence ATGACCACTTCACAGCCCAAATTGTCCGATTTTACCCCCTTCCCCTGGCCGGACGCGGCCTATGACTATGCCGGGGAGCGCCTTGAGCAGCATTGGGAGCGGCTGCACCAGGGGGATGCCGAGCCCTGGCCCGAAGATGAGCAAGTACAGGAAGCCTGGCGTGCCTATCACGCCGGTGATTTCGCTCGCGCCGTCAGCCTGGGGCTGGGCGCCGGCGAGGATGGCCTCAACGTGGCGAACAAGGCGCTGGTGATCCACGCCAGCTACCTGCTGGACGACAAATATGCCAAGCGCGAAGCGTTCGAGCTGGCCGCCAGCAACGCCGAGAAGCTGCAAAAACGCCAGCCAGACAACGTCAACGCCTGGTACTTCCACGCCCTGGCGCTGGGTCGCTACAGCCAGGTGATCTCGGTCTCCAAGGCACTCTCCATCGGCATCGGTGACAAGATCAAGAGCAGCCTGGAGCAGGCGTTGACCCTTGAGCCTGACCACGCGGAAGCCCATATCGCCTTCGGTGCCTGGCATGCGGAGATCATCGACAAGCTGGGCGCCATGATCGGAGGCATCACCTATGGCGCCAAGAAGGATGAGTCCGAGCGTCACTTCAAGGCGGCGCTGGCCATTATCCCCCACTCCGCCATTGCCCGCATGGAGTACGCCAACGCCATGGTGATGATGCACGGCAAGAGCAAGATGGCGGCCGCCGAGGCGCTCTACGGTGAGGCCGCCGTGTGCGAGCCGCTGGATGCCATGGAGCGGCTCGACGTGGAAGCCGCCCGCGAGGAGCTGGCGGACGAGTAA
- a CDS encoding TetR/AcrR family transcriptional regulator → MDCKPKRRTRDRILATALAQFNLLGEPTVTTSAIAAELEMSQGNLYYHFHNKEEIVNALFGEFEQEMAHLLDTITPPLNEAEDIWFFLHLMFELIWKYRFFYYDISTLMSGNHKVELRFSALLRRKEQTAAAICHSLWRSGLLQGDEMQVTALAANIALVGTFWISYQRALHPRADADIALGVFQVMQLVAPRLRADARADLDAIATHYQPAATAS, encoded by the coding sequence ATGGACTGCAAACCCAAGCGGCGTACGCGGGATCGCATCCTGGCCACCGCCCTCGCCCAGTTCAACCTGCTGGGCGAGCCGACCGTCACCACCTCTGCCATCGCGGCCGAGCTGGAGATGAGTCAGGGCAACCTCTATTACCACTTTCACAACAAGGAGGAGATCGTCAACGCCCTGTTCGGGGAGTTCGAACAGGAGATGGCCCATCTGCTCGATACCATTACCCCGCCGTTGAACGAGGCGGAGGACATCTGGTTCTTCTTGCACCTGATGTTCGAACTCATCTGGAAGTACCGTTTTTTCTACTACGACATCAGCACCCTGATGAGCGGCAACCACAAGGTGGAGCTGCGCTTCTCGGCCCTGCTGCGTCGCAAGGAGCAGACCGCCGCCGCCATCTGTCACAGCCTCTGGCGCAGCGGTCTGCTGCAAGGCGATGAGATGCAGGTGACGGCGCTTGCCGCCAACATTGCGCTGGTCGGGACCTTCTGGATCTCCTACCAGCGGGCGCTGCATCCGCGGGCCGATGCCGACATCGCGCTCGGGGTGTTTCAGGTGATGCAGCTGGTGGCCCCCCGGCTGCGAGCCGATGCCCGTGCCGATCTGGATGCCATTGCCACCCATTATCAGCCCGCCGCCACGGCGAGCTGA
- a CDS encoding patatin-like phospholipase family protein, with protein sequence MSTIAVALAGGGPLGGIYEIGACAALADSIKGLRFEQADIYVGVSSGAVIASALANGISPDKLVRILLSDDTGEFFDPSTLLRPAFGEYFDRLTSLPPLVLTCLADYLSSPWNKSLLGSLQGLSRAIPTGMFDSRGVDRILTQFFSRPGRSNDFRELASRLFVIATELDTGRAVAFGSPGLDQVPISAAVQASAALPGLFPPSLIDGRYYVDGALIKTLHASVALQEGADLVFCINPLVPFDAGLASEHPAKLVDRGLPVVLAQTFRAIIHSRMHVGMDRYKHQYPDADALLFEPSSADGEMFFTNVFSYRDRRHLCEHAFQHTRQDLWQRRDELGPILARHGLALDLSALADEQRSLLTPGTGSVAALDASLTQLQHWLTRRYGSKGRRQSKE encoded by the coding sequence ATGAGCACGATTGCGGTTGCCCTCGCCGGCGGGGGACCTCTGGGGGGGATCTACGAGATCGGAGCCTGCGCCGCCCTGGCCGACAGTATCAAGGGGCTGCGTTTCGAGCAGGCCGATATCTATGTGGGGGTGAGCTCGGGAGCGGTGATCGCCTCGGCGCTGGCCAACGGCATCTCGCCGGACAAGCTGGTGCGGATCCTGTTAAGCGATGATACCGGTGAGTTCTTCGACCCCTCCACCCTGCTGCGTCCCGCCTTCGGGGAGTATTTTGACCGGCTTACCTCGCTGCCGCCGCTGGTGCTGACGTGTCTGGCCGACTATCTCTCCTCGCCCTGGAACAAGAGCCTGCTCGGCTCGTTGCAGGGGTTGTCCAGAGCGATCCCGACCGGCATGTTCGACAGCCGCGGGGTGGATCGGATCCTCACCCAGTTTTTCTCCCGCCCCGGTCGCAGCAACGATTTTCGTGAGCTTGCCAGCCGGCTGTTCGTCATCGCCACCGAACTCGATACCGGCCGTGCAGTGGCTTTCGGCAGCCCGGGGTTGGACCAGGTGCCCATCTCCGCAGCAGTACAGGCCTCGGCCGCCCTGCCCGGCTTGTTCCCGCCCTCGCTCATCGATGGCCGCTACTACGTGGACGGGGCGTTGATCAAGACGCTGCACGCCTCAGTGGCGCTGCAGGAGGGGGCCGATCTGGTGTTTTGCATTAACCCGCTGGTGCCCTTTGATGCGGGACTGGCCAGCGAACACCCTGCCAAGCTGGTGGACCGCGGCCTGCCGGTGGTGCTGGCCCAGACGTTTCGCGCCATCATTCATTCGCGCATGCACGTGGGGATGGATCGCTACAAACACCAGTATCCCGACGCGGATGCCCTGTTGTTCGAACCCTCCTCGGCCGACGGCGAGATGTTCTTTACCAATGTGTTCAGTTACCGGGATCGGCGCCATCTGTGCGAGCACGCCTTCCAGCATACCCGCCAGGATCTGTGGCAGCGACGGGACGAGCTTGGCCCCATTCTCGCCAGACATGGGCTGGCGCTGGATCTGAGCGCGCTGGCCGATGAACAGCGTTCCCTGCTGACCCCGGGCACCGGCTCGGTGGCGGCGCTGGATGCCTCTTTGACCCAGCTGCAGCACTGGCTGACCCGCCGCTATGGCAGCAAGGGTCGCCGGCAATCGAAGGAGTAG
- a CDS encoding phasin family protein, giving the protein MAKKLKALASSVTDNQLTSTIKESTQQIWLAGLGAYAKAQEEGGKIFEALVQEGEALQTRTRQSADEKIAAMTDKTAGTWGRLEQVFEDRVARAVASLGIPTRKDIDKLSKRMAELTEVVQQLIDAQDLDDVAPADEAKPAAAAKKPVAAKKPPVKKAAAPIAKVKEEVKALATEVENVAKEVKEKSETTLF; this is encoded by the coding sequence ATGGCCAAAAAATTGAAAGCACTGGCAAGTTCGGTGACCGACAACCAACTCACCTCCACTATCAAGGAGTCCACCCAGCAGATCTGGTTGGCGGGTCTGGGTGCCTATGCCAAAGCCCAGGAAGAAGGTGGTAAAATCTTCGAAGCCCTGGTGCAGGAAGGGGAAGCCCTGCAAACCCGTACCCGCCAGAGCGCAGACGAGAAGATCGCTGCCATGACCGACAAGACTGCCGGTACCTGGGGACGTCTGGAGCAGGTGTTCGAGGATCGCGTGGCCCGCGCCGTCGCCAGCCTTGGCATTCCGACCCGCAAGGACATCGACAAGCTCTCCAAGCGCATGGCCGAGCTGACCGAGGTGGTACAACAGCTGATCGATGCCCAGGACCTGGATGACGTTGCCCCGGCTGACGAGGCCAAGCCTGCCGCCGCTGCCAAGAAGCCGGTTGCAGCCAAAAAGCCGCCGGTCAAGAAAGCCGCCGCCCCCATCGCCAAGGTGAAGGAAGAGGTGAAAGCACTGGCAACGGAAGTCGAGAACGTGGCCAAAGAGGTCAAGGAGAAGAGTGAAACCACGCTCTTCTGA
- a CDS encoding SDR family oxidoreductase — protein MDYFITGGSGFIGRRLIKKVLQRPNSRVHFLMRAAHLDRVPDLLAYWGVEADRAIPVVGDMTHPLLGVGSAELEPLIGKIDHFLHLAAIYDLNAKAGIQQQVNAEGTRQALQLAERLQARCFHHCSSIAVAGLFDGLFREDMFDEAEHLDMPYFQTKHEAEGIVRKESTLPWRIYRPGIVVGDANTGEMDKVDGPYYFFKTIQKLRRMLPPWMPAIGVEGGRINLVPVNFVVDAIDHIAHLEGEDNKAFHLTDSHPMRVGDMLSTFSRAAHAPEPAIRINAALFSFIPRHLMTMLMALTPVRRIRDAAIADLGLPKDIFRLINYPTRFDNRETQRVLKGTGIEVPPLHSYAWRLWDYWERHLDPELFIDRTLRGRVEGKVVLITGATSGIGKATARKLAEAGAKVLTIARDEHKIAETQAEFAELGLTLQVYQGDLADLSQGEAITRQIVAEHGGVDILINNAGRSIRRAIEDSFDRFHDLERTMQLNYFGTLKVIMGLLPTMIEKKKGHIINISSIGVLTNAPRFSAYVASKSALDAWVRTAASEFADKGVNFSIINMPLVKTPMVAPTKVYEQVPMMTPEEAADLVCDTIINKHVRLATRLGVFGQVIHALAPRVAQVIMNTSFRTFSDPKEGNESKASADQMAVSTLIKGIHF, from the coding sequence ATGGACTATTTCATCACGGGGGGCAGCGGCTTTATCGGTCGCCGGCTGATTAAAAAAGTGCTGCAGCGCCCGAATAGCCGGGTGCATTTCTTGATGCGTGCCGCCCATCTCGATCGGGTACCCGATCTGCTGGCCTACTGGGGGGTTGAGGCGGATCGCGCCATCCCCGTGGTCGGCGACATGACCCACCCGCTGCTCGGAGTGGGCAGTGCCGAGCTGGAGCCCCTCATCGGCAAGATCGATCACTTCCTGCATCTCGCCGCCATCTACGATCTCAACGCCAAGGCGGGCATTCAACAGCAGGTCAATGCCGAAGGCACCCGTCAGGCCCTGCAACTGGCCGAGCGGCTCCAGGCCCGCTGCTTCCATCACTGCAGCTCCATCGCGGTGGCCGGTCTGTTCGACGGACTGTTTCGGGAAGACATGTTCGATGAGGCCGAACACCTCGACATGCCCTATTTCCAGACCAAGCACGAAGCCGAAGGGATCGTTCGCAAGGAGAGCACGCTGCCCTGGCGCATCTATCGACCGGGCATCGTTGTCGGTGATGCCAACACCGGCGAGATGGACAAGGTGGACGGCCCCTATTACTTCTTCAAAACCATCCAGAAGCTGCGCCGCATGCTGCCGCCCTGGATGCCCGCCATCGGGGTCGAAGGGGGGCGCATCAACCTGGTGCCGGTCAACTTCGTGGTGGATGCCATCGATCACATCGCCCATCTGGAAGGGGAGGACAACAAGGCGTTCCACCTGACCGATTCCCACCCCATGCGGGTCGGCGACATGCTGAGCACCTTCTCCCGCGCCGCCCATGCCCCCGAACCGGCCATTCGCATCAATGCGGCCCTGTTCAGCTTCATTCCCCGCCATCTGATGACCATGCTGATGGCACTGACGCCGGTGCGGCGCATTCGCGATGCGGCGATTGCCGATCTGGGGCTGCCCAAGGACATCTTCCGGCTCATCAACTATCCCACCCGCTTCGACAACCGCGAAACCCAGCGGGTACTGAAGGGGACCGGCATCGAAGTGCCGCCGCTGCACAGCTATGCCTGGCGACTGTGGGATTACTGGGAGCGCCACCTCGACCCCGAGCTGTTCATCGATCGTACCCTGCGCGGCCGGGTCGAGGGCAAGGTGGTGCTGATCACCGGCGCCACCTCCGGCATCGGCAAGGCCACGGCCAGAAAGCTGGCCGAGGCGGGGGCCAAGGTACTGACCATCGCCCGGGACGAGCACAAGATTGCCGAGACCCAGGCCGAGTTTGCCGAGCTGGGATTGACCCTGCAGGTCTATCAGGGGGATCTGGCCGATCTCTCCCAAGGGGAGGCGATCACCCGGCAGATCGTGGCCGAGCACGGCGGGGTGGACATCCTCATCAACAATGCCGGTCGATCCATCCGCCGCGCCATTGAGGACTCCTTCGATCGCTTCCACGATCTGGAGCGCACCATGCAGCTCAATTACTTCGGCACTCTCAAGGTGATCATGGGACTGCTGCCCACCATGATCGAGAAGAAGAAGGGCCACATCATCAACATCTCCTCCATCGGGGTGCTGACCAATGCGCCGCGCTTCTCCGCCTATGTTGCCTCGAAATCGGCGCTCGATGCCTGGGTGCGTACCGCCGCCTCCGAGTTTGCCGACAAGGGGGTCAACTTCTCCATCATCAACATGCCGCTGGTGAAAACCCCCATGGTGGCGCCCACCAAGGTGTATGAGCAGGTGCCCATGATGACGCCGGAAGAGGCCGCCGATCTGGTGTGCGACACTATCATCAACAAGCACGTGCGACTGGCTACCCGGCTCGGGGTGTTCGGCCAGGTGATCCATGCCCTGGCACCGCGAGTGGCCCAGGTGATCATGAACACCAGCTTCCGCACCTTCTCCGATCCCAAGGAGGGCAACGAGTCCAAGGCCTCGGCGGATCAGATGGCGGTCTCCACCCTGATCAAGGGGATCCACTTCTAG